The Vibrio tapetis subsp. tapetis genome segment CCAACTGTTACAAGGAAAGAATGATGACTCATGCAAACAATATCCCATCTGAAAATGCGCTATATATCGCTGGTGAATGGCAATCAGGTGTTAGCACTATCGAAAACATTAACCCATCGGACATTAGTGAAAATTTAGGTCACTTTGCTCAAGCCAGTGAAGAGCAAGTCCATCAAGCTATTTCGGCGGCGAAAGTGGCACAGCCTGAATGGGAAAAAACGCCCATTGAGCGTAAGCAAGCAGTATTGCAAGCCATTGGCGATGAACTGATCGCCCGTTGTGATGAGTTAGGTACTTTGTTGTCTCGTGAAGAGGGCAAACCATTTGCAGAAGGGCGCGGCGAGATATATCGAGCTGGGCAGTTTTTCCAATATTTTGCAGCTGAAGTGCTTCGCCAAATTGGTGACAGTGCGGATTCCGTAAGGCCAGGGGTTTCTGTTGAAGTGACTCGAGAGGCGGTTGGAGTGATTGCTATTATTTCTCCATGGAACTTTCCGACAGCAACAGCAGCTTGGAAAATTGCACCAGCGCTAGCGTTTGGGAATAGCGTGATTTGGAAACCAGCCAATTTAACCCCTGCAAGTGCGGTTGCGCTAACGGAAATTATTCACAGACAAGGGCTTCCAGCAGGCACATTTAACTTGGTGCTGGGCGGCGGTTCTAAAGTGGGCAATACCTTAATCAACTCGAAAGAGATCAATGGGGTGAGCTTTACGGGTTCAGTCGAAACCGGACGTAAAGTGGCGACCGCGACCGCGCCTAATTTTGTCCGTTGTCAGTTAGAGATGGGCAGTAAAAATGCGTTAGTGATTGCCGATGATGCAGATATTCAAACGGCAGTTGATGCGACGATAGCAGGATCATTTTCAGGTGCCGGTCAGAAATGTACCGCTTCATCTCGTTTAGTGGTGATGGATGGTATCCATGACGCCTACGTAGAAGCGCTGATCAAACGCATGAGCGAATTAAAAGTCGGTCACGCTTTAGAAGACGGTGTGTTCATGGGGCCTGTTGTTGATAGTAACCAATTGGAATCAAACTTCAATTGGATCGAAAAAGCCCGCCAGAGTGGCGCTGAACTTGCCTTTGGTGGAGAGCGCTTGAGCCTTGAACATGAAGGTTATTACATGTCACCAACGCTATTTCTAAATACTCAAAACAGCTGGGAAGTAAACCAAGAAGAGGTGTTTGCGCCGATGGCGAGTGTTGTCCGAGTGGCGAACTTGGAAGAGGCCATAGCGACCACCAATGATACGCGCTTTGGTTTAACGGGCGGCATCATTACACAAAGTCTTCGTACTAGTGCCATGTTTAAGCAGCAAGCTCAGACTGGCTGCGTGATGGTTAACTTACCGACCGCTGGAACGGATTATCATGTGCCATTCGGTGGCCGCAAAGAATCAAGCTTTGGACCAAGAGAGCAAGGCCAATACGCGAAAGAATTTTATACCGTTGTGAAAACGGCTTACCAACGTCCTTACTAAGGTCGATTGGCCTGATGGATGAACCATTAGGCCTTTCCAAATAACCAAAGTTATCAAAAGGAGCGGCTATGTATCAGCAACGGATTGTGATTGATGGATTGCAGTACTGCAATTGGAATCGAGAGTACTTTCAAACCCTAAAAGCGAGTGGGATTACTGCGGTGCACGCAACGATGGTGTACCACGAGAATACGCGTGAAACCCTAACTCGTTTTGCTGAGTGGAATTTACGATTTGAGCAGAACTCGGATCTCATCATGCCGATTCACTCAATGGCGGATGTAGAGCTTGCAAAACAAACAGGAAGAGTGGGCATTTTCCTTGGCGCTCAAAACTGTTCACCGATTGAAGATGAAATTGGTTTGATAGAGGTCATGCGCCGCCAAGGGCTGCTTATCATGCAGTTGACTTATAACAACCAAAGTCTACTAGCAACTGGGTGTTATGAACAGAGCGATAGTGGTATTACCCGTTTTGGGAAGCAAGCCATCGCTGAAATGAATCGTGTTGGAATGATCGTTGATATGTCGCACAGTGCTGAGCGTTCAACACTAGAAGCTATCGACCTTTCTTCAAGACCCATATGCATTAGCCATGCTAACCCAACCTTTGCTCATGACGCCTTACGTAATAAATCAAATGAGGTGATCAAAGCACTGACCGCTCGTGGTGGATTGATTGGGTTCAGCTTGTACCCATTTCACTTACCTAATGGTAGCCAATGTACGTTGGAAGACTTTTGCCAAATGGTCGCAACAACAGCAGAAATGGTCGGTGTTGATCACTTAGGTATTGGCAGCGATTTGTGCTTGAACCAACCGCAAGAAATCTTGGAATGGATGAGAAACGGTCGATGGTCAAAAGCCATGGATTACGGTGAAGGTTCCGCAAACAACTCTGGTTGGCCTGATGCATTGCCATGGTTTTGTGGAAGTTCAGGTATGGAAAATATTTATAACGGTTTAATGCGTCACGGATTTAACGAATCTGAGGCGGGCAAAATTCTGGGTGAGAACTGGTTCAATTTCCTACAACAAGGATTAGAGCCTATTTCGTAAAGCTGTAGCCCGAACAAGGAACAGCCTACCCAGCACAACAATAATAGGGTAGGTGTTAAATACACTGCTTGCTGTTGCCACTTAGGTGATAGTACAAAACTCTGGAGTCAGAGCATGTCTGATTTAACCAATAGCGCGAAAGCTTCTAACTTGGCGACTGCATCGAATAGTGCGCAGTCATCAAATAACCAAGCTGCAAGTGAGAAGAGCCTATCCACCTCTAATAGCAATTCCGACAAACTTGGATTGAGTAACCCTGCCTTTTGGTATAGCGGCGGTTTTATTGCTCTTTTCGTCATGATTGCTTTGTATGACGCTAAGTTACTCTCGAGCCTTGTTAACTCGGGGTTTGCTTGGTCGGTCAAAGTGTTTGGCCCTTACTGGCAAGTCCTGTTGTTGCTGACGTTTCTGATTGGCATCGGTCTTGCTGCAGGGCGCACAGGTAAAGTGATACTGGGTGGTATTGATAAGCCCGAAATGGATGCATTTCGTTGGATGGCGATCATTTTCTGTACGTTATTAGCCGGTGGTGGTGTCTTTTGGGCTGCCGCTGAGCCTATCGCCCATTTTGTCAGTCCTCCACCCTTATATGGTGCTCAAGATAATGTTCAGCAAGGCGCGGTGAATGCACTTTCTCAATCATTCATGCATTGGGGGTTTTTAGCGTGGGCGATTGTTGGCAGCTTAACGTCTATTGTTGTGATGCATCTTCATTACGATAAAGGACTGCCGCTTAAACCTCGTATTTTATTGTATCCAGTGTTGGGCGAGCGAGCATTAAAAGGGCATGTAGGTGCGCTGATTGACGCTTGTTGTATTGTTGCCGTTGCTGCGGGAACCATTGGACCAATTGGCTTCTTGGGCTTACAAGTCAGTTATGCACTGAATGCGTTGTTTGATATTCCTGATGGCTTTACCACTCAACTGATCATCATTCTATTTGCCATTGTGCTGTATACCCTATCTGCGTTAAGCGGGCTTAATCGAGGCATGCAGATGCTAAGCCGTTATAACGTTATTCTGGCGATGGCTCTGATGGTGTACATCCTTATTTTTGGCCCTACGAATTTCATTTTTAACGGCTATATTCAAGGTGTAGGTAGCATGTTGGATAACTTCATCCCGATGGCAACATATCGTGGTGATGAAGGTTGGTTGAGCTGGTGGACGGTGTTCTTCTGGGGCTGGTTCCTAGGTTATGGGCCGATGATGGCGATCTTTATTGCTCGTATCTCTCGGGGCCGCAGTATTCGTCAATTGGTGACGACAATCAGTGTGGTTGCGCCATTAGTGACTTGTTTTTGGTTCACGATTGTTGGCGGGTCTGGCCTCGCATTTGAAATCGCCGACCCTGGTAGTGTGAGTAAAGCTTTTGAAGGCTTCAATCTTCCTGGTGCTCTGCTTGCTGTTACACAACAGTTGCCGTTCCCAATGCTGATATCCATCTTGTTTTTGGTTCTTACTACGATCTTCATTGTGACAACCGGTGACTCAATGACCTACACCATCAGTGTGGTGATCAGTGGAGAAACAGAACCTAACGCTGTCATAAGAACATTTTGGGGAGTAATGATGGGGGTAACAGCTTTAATCCTGATATCTCTTGGTTCGGGTGGTATTTCTGCACTGCAATCCTTCATTGTGATTACAGCCGTACCTGTGTCGTTGATCTTATTGCCTTCGCTTTGGAATGCGCCACAAATAGCGATCAAAATGGCAAAAGAACAAGGGCTATAAGCCAATAGACACATCGATAAGGGTGAGCGTACTCACCCTTAATTGAACATTACTACTCTTATAATTAAAAATGGTGGTGAGCAAGATGGATGCACATCGTTCTACTTACACTGAAACGTCTTTGCGAAATGCTGATGTTGTCATGTCGCCAGAAAGGCTAGGTGCAATGCACCAATCTCGAATTAGCTTCGTGAGAACCATGATTCGAAAAATGGGACAACAACAATGGAAAGTCTCTAAGCATCAATGGCAGCTTAGCCCTGATGGGTTTGGCCATGTCATCTACAAACTGGCAACGCCAAATCATACTTATCACTTGGTCGTGTTTTGCGATGAAATTGCTGATGATGAGCGTAATGATCGCGTCATTGCGGAAAAATGGGATGTAACCTTTGCATTGGTTGACGGAGATGTTGATGTCAGCCTATTGGAAAAACTTCGAGCGAACGTCCCTTTGCAAGAAGCAGGTAGAAACCCGAACAATGTGCTGGTGCTGGCACGAGCCAATAAAAGTGTGCGTGTCTTTGACCACATTGTTAGTCGGTTAGCCGACGGCGAGCAACCGAGTTCGAAAGAATTAGCCGATGTGGGTTATATCCTACGTACTACTGCAGTATATGGTAACGGTAAATTTGGCATTGCCGATTTTAAACTATTGGAACGCAATCCGGATTTTGAACAATCTTTCAGTGCCCAAATGTGTGCCGTGTATTTGCTAAGAGAATTCAGCCTCGATTGGGTTAATTATTTAGCAAAACAAAAAGGTGGCGCACAATCGGTGAGTCTTCATCGTCAATTGCAGCGCTATTTAGGGGTCGGTAATGCGACGGGGTTGGGGATGGCTCCTTACTTAATTAACCACCCATGTATCGTTGATCAATGGCTTACTACGCGAGAAAAAGCGTTGTCATCGGTATTAACTTGCACACCAGAGCTGAGCATACAACAATCGTTTCAAAACTTACTGCTTAAAGCGGTCAGCCACCTTCAACAAGTAGTGACGATTAATGAGCAACAAAAGAAACTCAATCAAACGGCAGTGGCCGACTTAAATCAGTGGTTAAAGCAAGAGTTGCCCACCTTGTTAGAGTCGCGTCAAACATGGGCACAAGTCGTAGAACAATCTCAGGGCATGAGTTTAGAAGCTCAAGAAGTGTTATTGGTTTGTTTGTTAGAGTTGTACCCAGATCGTGTCGATGCATTTCAAGAAAAAATGAATTGCGATGAAACACTGTTTATTCCTAGTGGCAAAAAAGTCCAAGATCTACTCGTGACCTTGGAGCAAAACTACCGTTGGGCGATTGATACGGATTTCACTCAGGCCGAGAATAATTATTGGTTTTGGTATCGCTCACAAGATAAAGAAGAGCCACGGCTAGGGGTTCGAGGTGAAGAGCCAGGCGAAGACAGAGAGTTGCCTTTGGATATTGGTCGGCAGATCTATCGTTTACATCAAGCCCTGCAGTCGTTTTCTCCTGACGTGTCTTTGGCTGAGTTTTTTGTTTTACAGCCACAATATCGAGCGATATCCCGTCGAGCCTGGACTCTAGGAAATAAGGCGATGGGTGACATACAGATGAATGTCTTGCATCGGTCTTCATTACCAATGCATTTGCTGCGATGTAAGTTGGCCATATTTGGTGCAACTAAATTTGATCCTCGATCTGATCGCTGGGTACAAGTAACGTTTTTCCAAGGTGCTCCGCTATTGGATGAAATTGAAGATGAATGTCAGCAAGATAATTGGATATTCCCGCTTTTACCTACCGAGAGCGAGTTAATAAATACGCGCAGCACCACAGAAGGAGAGAAGTCATGATTGTTTCTCATAATGAATTAGTGGCTTCGGTGAATAAGGCTTTTCTTGGTATGCGCCGTTGTTGTGGAGAAGCAGATGTTATCGCCACCATGGTAGCAGACCTACAAATGGTCGGCTTGCA includes the following:
- a CDS encoding aldehyde dehydrogenase family protein, whose translation is MTHANNIPSENALYIAGEWQSGVSTIENINPSDISENLGHFAQASEEQVHQAISAAKVAQPEWEKTPIERKQAVLQAIGDELIARCDELGTLLSREEGKPFAEGRGEIYRAGQFFQYFAAEVLRQIGDSADSVRPGVSVEVTREAVGVIAIISPWNFPTATAAWKIAPALAFGNSVIWKPANLTPASAVALTEIIHRQGLPAGTFNLVLGGGSKVGNTLINSKEINGVSFTGSVETGRKVATATAPNFVRCQLEMGSKNALVIADDADIQTAVDATIAGSFSGAGQKCTASSRLVVMDGIHDAYVEALIKRMSELKVGHALEDGVFMGPVVDSNQLESNFNWIEKARQSGAELAFGGERLSLEHEGYYMSPTLFLNTQNSWEVNQEEVFAPMASVVRVANLEEAIATTNDTRFGLTGGIITQSLRTSAMFKQQAQTGCVMVNLPTAGTDYHVPFGGRKESSFGPREQGQYAKEFYTVVKTAYQRPY
- a CDS encoding membrane dipeptidase — its product is MYQQRIVIDGLQYCNWNREYFQTLKASGITAVHATMVYHENTRETLTRFAEWNLRFEQNSDLIMPIHSMADVELAKQTGRVGIFLGAQNCSPIEDEIGLIEVMRRQGLLIMQLTYNNQSLLATGCYEQSDSGITRFGKQAIAEMNRVGMIVDMSHSAERSTLEAIDLSSRPICISHANPTFAHDALRNKSNEVIKALTARGGLIGFSLYPFHLPNGSQCTLEDFCQMVATTAEMVGVDHLGIGSDLCLNQPQEILEWMRNGRWSKAMDYGEGSANNSGWPDALPWFCGSSGMENIYNGLMRHGFNESEAGKILGENWFNFLQQGLEPIS